In one Nicotiana sylvestris chromosome 8, ASM39365v2, whole genome shotgun sequence genomic region, the following are encoded:
- the LOC104213960 gene encoding protein NUCLEAR FUSION DEFECTIVE 6, mitochondrial, with product MATAAASAAARSVFRSSSVRNAASKIASESKTVPSSFRAASRSALSNRIFRCPAEMSACVESLQPYHTATASALMTSMLTVSMRSYGWLSEAQNDDV from the exons ATGGCCACCGCCGCCGCATCGGCCGCCGCCAGGTCCGTTTTCCGGTCATCATCTGTCCGCAATGCCGCTTCCAAAATTGCATCCGAATCGAAAACTGTTCCTTCATCTTTTCGCGCAGCTTCTAGAAGTGCTCTCTCCAATCGTATCTTCAG GTGTCCGGCTGAGATGAGCGCTTGTGTGGAGTCACTGCAACCTTACCACACAGCCACTGCTTCAGCCTTGATGACTTCCATGCTGACTGTCTCCATGCGCAGTTACGGTTGGCTATCAGAAG CTCAAAATGACGATGTGTGA